Proteins from one Deinococcus sp. AB2017081 genomic window:
- a CDS encoding methylglyoxal synthase: MTSGADSKRQVALIAHDKKKLELAMFALGHRDVLRQFHLVATGTTGGILAKQTGLEVERVLSGPLGGDQQIGARLAEERVLAVFFFRDPLTAQPHEPDVSALVRLCDVHDIPLATNPASAEALMLWLRQQGVN, from the coding sequence ATGACGTCCGGGGCTGACAGCAAACGGCAGGTCGCGCTGATCGCGCACGACAAGAAGAAGCTGGAACTCGCCATGTTCGCCCTGGGCCACCGGGACGTGCTGCGCCAGTTCCATCTGGTCGCCACCGGCACCACGGGGGGCATCCTGGCCAAGCAGACGGGGCTGGAGGTCGAGCGGGTGCTGTCCGGCCCGCTGGGCGGCGACCAGCAGATCGGCGCCAGGCTGGCCGAGGAGCGCGTCCTGGCCGTGTTCTTCTTCCGCGACCCGCTGACGGCCCAGCCGCACGAGCCGGACGTGAGCGCCCTGGTGCGCCTGTGCGACGTGCACGACATCCCCCTGGCGACCAACCCGGCCAGCGCCGAGGCGCTGATGCTGTGGCTGCGCCAGCAGGGCGTGAACTGA
- a CDS encoding DUF1206 domain-containing protein: protein MTDIKHAGQQLQGHVQAATRHAAPGLEALARFGYASKGVVYGMLGILALGVALGRGGATTDTKGALLRLDDLPAGHALMWLLVVGLIGYAVWQLLRAALDPEHQGTGGKGILKRSGYLLSGVANIALAVFAAQLASSGTAARDQNSEAQAAGQVMALPGGQVLLALAGVALLGLAGSQLYTAYGAKFMKRMAFTDIGARYGQTLTRVGQVGIASRAVLMTIIGVFALLAAWRGSAGTAVGISEALTWLRGQPAGNVLLGIVALGTLCYGAWCVVQAVYRRIRVEG from the coding sequence ATGACGGACATCAAGCATGCCGGACAGCAGCTCCAGGGACACGTGCAGGCCGCCACCCGGCACGCGGCACCGGGCCTGGAGGCGCTGGCCCGCTTCGGGTACGCCAGCAAGGGCGTGGTCTACGGCATGCTGGGCATCCTGGCCCTCGGGGTGGCGCTGGGACGCGGGGGCGCGACGACCGACACCAAGGGCGCACTCCTGCGCCTGGATGACCTGCCCGCCGGTCACGCCCTGATGTGGCTGCTGGTGGTCGGACTGATCGGCTACGCCGTGTGGCAGCTGCTGCGGGCCGCGCTCGATCCCGAACACCAGGGCACCGGGGGCAAGGGCATCCTGAAGCGCAGCGGCTACCTGCTGAGCGGCGTGGCGAACATCGCGCTGGCGGTCTTCGCGGCCCAGCTCGCGTCGAGCGGCACGGCCGCCCGCGACCAGAACAGCGAGGCCCAGGCAGCCGGGCAGGTCATGGCGCTGCCGGGCGGTCAGGTGCTGCTCGCGCTGGCGGGCGTGGCGCTGCTGGGCCTGGCGGGCAGCCAGCTGTACACCGCCTACGGCGCGAAATTCATGAAGCGCATGGCCTTTACCGATATCGGGGCACGCTACGGGCAGACCCTGACCCGCGTGGGCCAGGTCGGCATCGCCTCACGCGCCGTCCTGATGACGATCATCGGGGTCTTCGCGCTGCTGGCCGCGTGGCGCGGCTCGGCGGGCACCGCCGTCGGGATCTCCGAGGCGCTGACGTGGCTGCGGGGCCAGCCCGCCGGGAACGTCCTGCTGGGGATCGTGGCCCTGGGGACGCTGTGCTACGGCGCGTGGTGTGTCGTGCAGGCCGTCTACCGCCGCATTCGGGTCGAGGGCTGA